Proteins from a genomic interval of Musa acuminata AAA Group cultivar baxijiao chromosome BXJ1-9, Cavendish_Baxijiao_AAA, whole genome shotgun sequence:
- the LOC135594324 gene encoding tricetin 3',4',5'-O-trimethyltransferase-like: MASMGSIRDVMQPTLDEDEEACTYALHLAIGSVLPMALKAAIELELLEIIVSAGPGAMLGPADIAAKLPTANPQAAVMVDRILRLLAAYSVVSCTVEAGDDGRPSHKYGAARVCKYLTKNEDGVSLESMSLMNQDKVLMESWYYLKDAVLEGGIPFNKATGMAPFEYHGSDPRFNWLFNDSMRGHSTILMKKLLQVYRGFDSIKVLVDVGGGIGATLHMITSRHSHVKGVNFDLPHVICEAPRYPGVEYVSGDMFIGIPSGDAIFLKWILHDWSDEHCVKILKNCWKALPEKGKVIVLESVLPTIQESTPQAKCAYETDVIMLAHSDGGRERTQKEFQDLARDASFSGFNITYLFAATWVMEFTK, translated from the exons ATGGCAAGCATGGGATCCATCAGGGATGTGATGCAGCCGACGCTCGATGAGGACGAGGAGGCATGCACGTACGCCCTGCATCTGGCGATCGGCTCCGTCCTCCCCATGGCCCTCAAGGCCGCCATCGAGCTCGAGCTACTGGAGATCATCGTCAGTGCCGGCCCCGGCGCCATGCTCGGCCCAGCCGACATCGCGGCCAAGCTGCCAACCGCAAACCCGCAGGCTGCAGTCATGGTGGACAGGATCCTCCGACTGCTCGCCGCCTACAGCGTTGTCAGCTGCACCGTCGAGGCCGGCGACGACGGCCGCCCCTCGCATAAGTACGGCGCCGCGCGCGTCTGCAAGTACTTGACCAAGAACGAGGACGGCGTGTCCCTGGAATCCATGAGTTTGATGAACCAAGACAAGGTCCTCATGGAAAGCTG GTATTACTTGAAGGATGCGGTGTTGGAAGGCGGCATCCCCTTCAACAAGGCCACCGGGATGGCGCCGTTCGAATACCACGGAAGCGACCCGCGGTTCAACTGGCTGTTCAACGACAGCATGAGGGGTCACTCCACCATCCTCATGAAGAAGCTACTCCAAGTTTACCGCGGCTTTGACAGCATCAAGGTGCTCGTCGACGTTGGTGGCGGCATCGGCGCCACACTCCACATGATCACCTCCAGGCACTCCCACGTCAAGGGCGTCAACTTCGACCTTCCTCATGTCATCTGTGAGGCACCACGCTACCCAG GAGTGGAGTATGTTAGTGGAGATATGTTTATAGGAATCCCAAGTGGAGATGCCATTTTCTTGAAG TGGATTCTTCATGATTGGAGTGATGAGCATTGTGTGAAGATATTGAAGAATTGTTGGAAGGCACTGCCCGAGAAAGGAAAGGTGATTGTGTTGGAAAGTGTTCTACCAACAATCCAGGAGTCGACTCCTCAAGCCAAATGTGCTTATGAAACAGATGTTATCATGTTGGCTCACAGCGATGGAGGCAGGGAGAGGACCCAAAAGGAGTTCCAGGACCTGGCAAGGGATGCTAGCTTCTCAGGATTCAACATCACTTATCTCTTCGCCGCTACTTGGGTCATGGAATTCACCAAATAG